The Cystobacter ferrugineus genome contains the following window.
TGTAGTCCACCTTGCCGTCGCGGAACTTCTTGCGCAGCTTGGTGACCGTCTCCACGTTCAGCTTGGAAAACTCAGCGACGATCGCGGTCTGAGCCCGCGCGAACTTCTCGTTGAGTTCCTTGATGAGTTCTTCCTTCTCGCTCTTGATCACTTGGTTTCACCTCCTCACGACGCCCACCCGAAGGCGGGCTGGATTACCTGGGCCACGCAGGGTGGCAGAGCGAGAGGAGCCTCGAGAGGCACCACACCGCACCTCCAGTCTCGGCAGGGTGGCTCTGGCGAGCCGTTTGAACCCGGTGGACTGCCCACGCCTCCGACCGGTTGCCCGGTTGCCAACGGAGAGCACGCGCCCCGCTCCGGATCCCTGCTGTCTGGGACCAGGGATGTCTGAAGCGCGTCGTCTCATCGACGTGGCGCTTCAATTGCAAAAGCCGGGGCGCTATACCCGCGGCTTCGCAAAACGTCCAGCAAATTGTGATGGGGGTGGTCACGAACCAACGGGGCAGACTTCGTGCGCCGAAGCCACGCCCCCTCGTCAGGACTCCATAACCACCCTACCCTACCGCTGACTACCGGTGACGGGCGATGATCTCGGTGGTGTCGATCTTGATGCCCGGGCTCATGGTGGCGGAGATGGCCACGCCCTTGAGGTAGACGCCCTTGGCGGTGGCCGGCTTGAGCTTCATGACCAGGTCCACCAGGGTGTTGAAGTTCTCCTGGAGCTTCTCCGCGGGGAACGAGGCCTTGCCGAGCTTGGCGTGGATGATGCCCGCCTTCTCGGCGCGGAACTCCACCTTACCGCCCTTGGCGTCGCGCACGGCCTTGGCCACATCCATGGTCACCGTGCCCACCTTGGGGTTGGGCATGAGGCCACGGGGACCAAGCACCTTACCGAGCCGGCCGACCACGCCCATCATGTCCGGGGTGGCGATGACGGTGTCGAAATCGAGGAAGCCACCCTCGATGCGCTTGGCCAGATCGTCGCCGCCCACCACGTCGGCACCCGCGCCCTCCGCCTCGGTGGCGCGCTCGCCCTTGGCGAACACGGCCACGCGCACGGTGGCACCCGTGCCGTGGGGAAGGACCACGGCGCCACGGACCATCTGGTCCGCGTGCTTCGGGTCCACGCCCAGGTTGAGCGCGACCTCGACGGTCTGATCGAACTTGGTGCCGCGGAGAGCAGTGGTCTCCTTCAGGGCCTGGAAGCCCTCGGCGATGTTGTAACGCTTGTTGCGGTCCACCTTCTCGGCGGCGGCGCGGAACTTCTTACCGGACTGAGGCATGGGGAAAATCCTCTTGATTCAAAAGGGTGAAGGTGGAGGGGACTAGACGATCTCGATGCCCATGGAGCGCGCGGTGCCGGCGATGGTGCGCTGGCAGGCCTCCAGAGAACCGGCCGTGGTGTCCTCGAGCTTCTTCTTGGCGATCTCCTCCAGCTGCTTCTGGGTGATCTGCCCCACCTTCTCCTTGCCCGGCTTCTTGGCGCCCGAGCCCTTCTTCTTCTCGGTGTGCAGGCCCGCCGCCTTCTTGATGAGCACGGCCGCCGGAGGCGTCTTCAGGATGAAGGTGAAGGAACGGTCCTGATACACGGTGATGATGACCGGGATGATCAGACCTTCCTTGGCCTCCGCCTGCGTCTTGGCGTTGAACTGCTTGCAGAACTCCATGATGTTCACGCCCTGCTGACCGAGCGCGGGGCCGATCGGCGGAGCGGGGTTCGCCTTGCCG
Protein-coding sequences here:
- the rplK gene encoding 50S ribosomal protein L11, with the protein product MKKVTGQVKLQIPAGKANPAPPIGPALGQQGVNIMEFCKQFNAKTQAEAKEGLIIPVIITVYQDRSFTFILKTPPAAVLIKKAAGLHTEKKKGSGAKKPGKEKVGQITQKQLEEIAKKKLEDTTAGSLEACQRTIAGTARSMGIEIV
- the rplA gene encoding 50S ribosomal protein L1; amino-acid sequence: MPQSGKKFRAAAEKVDRNKRYNIAEGFQALKETTALRGTKFDQTVEVALNLGVDPKHADQMVRGAVVLPHGTGATVRVAVFAKGERATEAEGAGADVVGGDDLAKRIEGGFLDFDTVIATPDMMGVVGRLGKVLGPRGLMPNPKVGTVTMDVAKAVRDAKGGKVEFRAEKAGIIHAKLGKASFPAEKLQENFNTLVDLVMKLKPATAKGVYLKGVAISATMSPGIKIDTTEIIARHR